In Nocardia asteroides, a single genomic region encodes these proteins:
- a CDS encoding MlaD family protein, with amino-acid sequence MAIVFESDDRNLSNAGLFVRGLAVLAVIAATATAMIARSEGAFARTVEVTAVLSDVGDGLPARSDVKYRGVLVGSVREVVRADAGNAVRIDLLPAHAGGIPATVTARVVPSNVFAVPSVQLIDNGPGPALTGGARIPEDHSRAGVQLQTSLTALSELAAAVGRPGNDPTVGILETVERATRGRGDEALAAASQLERIVRTYQAEATAPGRPPYLAALLEAVTGLQQSSPDLLTALHEAVVPLQTVAAKRTDLTALLTGAGTTTSTLGTALINHGDTLIGMNSRMGPVLQLLAAGSGNFVQMTTSQTRVAHVFTNEFWNAEDQSGTAKVIVELTPHKEYTRTDCPRYGELTAPSCTAGPAAGPSVIDSLDSPEQRLERTELLGLPPESGALAELLGVAPSPEEPR; translated from the coding sequence ATGGCGATCGTTTTCGAATCCGACGACCGGAATCTCTCCAATGCCGGGCTCTTCGTGCGCGGCCTCGCCGTGCTCGCCGTCATCGCCGCCACGGCCACCGCGATGATCGCCCGCTCCGAGGGGGCCTTCGCGCGCACCGTCGAGGTCACCGCGGTGCTGAGCGATGTCGGCGACGGGCTGCCCGCCCGCTCCGACGTCAAGTACCGCGGCGTGCTGGTCGGCAGCGTCCGGGAGGTGGTGCGGGCGGACGCGGGCAACGCGGTGCGTATCGACCTGCTCCCCGCGCACGCGGGCGGGATCCCGGCGACGGTGACCGCCCGCGTCGTCCCGAGCAATGTCTTCGCCGTCCCTTCGGTGCAGCTCATCGACAACGGCCCGGGCCCCGCGCTGACCGGGGGCGCACGGATTCCGGAGGACCACAGCCGGGCGGGCGTGCAGCTGCAGACCTCGCTCACCGCGCTCAGCGAGCTCGCCGCCGCCGTCGGGCGGCCGGGCAACGACCCCACCGTCGGCATCCTGGAGACCGTGGAGCGCGCCACCCGCGGCCGCGGCGACGAGGCGCTCGCCGCCGCGAGCCAGCTGGAACGGATCGTGCGCACCTATCAGGCCGAGGCGACCGCACCCGGGCGACCCCCCTATCTGGCAGCGCTTCTGGAGGCGGTGACCGGGCTGCAGCAGTCGTCGCCCGATCTGCTCACCGCCCTGCACGAGGCGGTCGTCCCGCTGCAGACCGTCGCGGCGAAGCGCACCGACCTGACCGCCCTGCTGACCGGTGCGGGCACCACCACCTCCACCCTCGGCACCGCGCTGATCAACCACGGCGACACCCTCATCGGGATGAACAGCCGGATGGGGCCGGTGTTGCAGCTGCTGGCCGCGGGCAGCGGCAACTTCGTGCAGATGACCACCTCGCAGACCCGGGTCGCGCACGTCTTCACGAACGAGTTCTGGAACGCCGAGGACCAGAGCGGCACCGCCAAGGTGATCGTGGAGCTCACCCCGCACAAGGAGTACACCCGCACCGACTGTCCCCGCTACGGCGAGCTGACCGCCCCGAGCTGCACCGCGGGCCCCGCCGCCGGCCCCTCGGTGATCGACTCCCTCGACAGCCCCGAGCAGCGGCTCGAACGCACCGAGCTGCTCGGCCTCCCCCCCGAATCCGGCGCGCTCGCCGAGCTGTTGGGTGTCGCACCGTCCCCGGAGGAGCCACGATGA
- a CDS encoding ABC transporter permease has protein sequence MASVYRPPGVRTVVAVAGPPSQGIIRLGHMVTFFTRAVLAIPLTLRHYRRETLRIISDVTWGNGSLIVGGGTAGIMIILGAAAGGIVGIEGFNALKLLGMQPATGMIAATAATRELAPIMASIAFAAQAGCRFTAQLGAMRIAEEIDALDSIAIRPVPFLVTTRLVAAVVAMIPLFLAALAADYLAVKLFVGIAGGQSFGTYDHYFDLVLSGTDIVYSLLKAIVFVIVTTTIQCYYGYYARGGPQGVGIAAGRAMRASITVMITVNLLMTLALWGFDAGSRISG, from the coding sequence ATGGCCAGCGTCTACCGCCCGCCGGGCGTGCGCACGGTGGTCGCGGTGGCCGGGCCGCCGTCGCAGGGGATCATCCGGCTCGGGCACATGGTCACCTTCTTCACCCGCGCGGTGCTGGCGATCCCGCTGACGCTGCGGCACTACCGGCGCGAGACGCTGCGCATCATCTCCGACGTCACCTGGGGCAACGGCTCGCTCATCGTCGGCGGCGGCACCGCGGGGATCATGATCATCCTGGGCGCGGCGGCGGGTGGCATCGTCGGCATCGAGGGGTTCAACGCGCTGAAACTGCTCGGCATGCAGCCCGCCACCGGCATGATCGCGGCCACCGCCGCCACCCGCGAGCTGGCCCCGATCATGGCCTCGATCGCCTTCGCCGCGCAGGCGGGCTGCCGGTTCACCGCGCAGCTCGGCGCCATGCGGATCGCCGAGGAGATCGACGCGCTCGACTCGATCGCGATCCGCCCGGTGCCCTTCCTCGTCACCACCAGGCTGGTCGCCGCCGTGGTGGCGATGATCCCCCTCTTCCTGGCCGCGCTCGCCGCCGACTACCTGGCGGTGAAGCTCTTCGTCGGGATCGCGGGCGGCCAGTCCTTCGGCACCTACGACCACTACTTCGACCTGGTGCTGAGCGGAACCGACATCGTCTACTCGCTGCTCAAGGCCATCGTCTTCGTCATCGTCACGACCACCATCCAGTGCTACTACGGCTACTACGCGCGCGGCGGGCCCCAGGGCGTCGGCATCGCGGCCGGGCGCGCGATGCGCGCGAGCATCACCGTGATGATCACGGTGAACCTGCTCATGACGCTGGCGCTGTGGGGTTTCGACGCCGGCTCCAGGATCAGTGGGTAG
- a CDS encoding MlaE family ABC transporter permease, translating into MTTDPVPISPATEITDWARGYARRHPVAALQTVGRQVTLGQRAVRHLVTDIATRRFPFAEFIAQAAFMVKTSLLPTVAVALPISATLSIQFGLLAGQVGATALAGAASGLAVIRQSAPLVTAILLAAAVGSALCADLGSRKIRDEIDALEVMGISVLRRLVVPRLAAGVIVAMALTGVSCFVGFLAGYLFNVYVQDGTPGSYLATFSSFATSGDLYLAMVKGAVFGVIVVVVACEKGLNTKGGPGGVANSVNAAVVASIVVLMVVNLGFTQLYTMLFPRTTL; encoded by the coding sequence ATGACCACCGATCCGGTCCCGATTTCCCCCGCCACCGAGATCACCGACTGGGCCCGCGGGTACGCCCGCAGGCACCCCGTCGCCGCGCTGCAGACCGTCGGCAGGCAGGTCACGCTCGGGCAGCGCGCCGTCCGGCACCTCGTCACCGATATCGCCACCCGGCGGTTCCCGTTCGCCGAGTTCATCGCGCAGGCGGCCTTCATGGTCAAGACCTCGCTGCTGCCGACGGTGGCGGTCGCGCTGCCGATCAGCGCGACGCTGTCGATCCAGTTCGGGCTGCTCGCCGGCCAGGTCGGCGCGACCGCGCTGGCCGGGGCGGCGAGCGGGCTCGCCGTGATCCGGCAGTCCGCGCCGCTGGTCACCGCGATCCTGCTCGCGGCGGCGGTGGGCTCCGCGCTCTGCGCCGATCTCGGCTCGCGCAAGATCCGGGACGAGATCGACGCGCTGGAGGTCATGGGCATCTCGGTGCTGCGCAGGCTCGTGGTGCCGCGGCTGGCGGCGGGCGTCATCGTCGCCATGGCGCTGACGGGGGTGAGCTGCTTCGTCGGGTTCCTGGCCGGCTACCTGTTCAACGTCTACGTCCAGGACGGGACGCCCGGCAGCTACCTGGCCACCTTCTCCTCCTTCGCGACCTCGGGCGACCTGTACCTGGCGATGGTGAAGGGCGCCGTGTTCGGGGTGATCGTGGTGGTGGTCGCCTGCGAGAAGGGGCTGAACACGAAGGGCGGGCCTGGCGGGGTGGCGAACTCGGTGAACGCGGCCGTTGTCGCCTCGATCGTCGTGCTCATGGTGGTGAACCTGGGCTTCACCCAGCTCTACACCATGCTCTTCCCGAGGACGACGCTGTAA
- a CDS encoding nitric oxide reductase activation protein NorD, with product MTGTDRFRLLASFVAGRSVEVASAPAGEAAFTDGRAIFVSAGRTAAEQRREVLVQAALLGAGSLDPDAVRPLRARPAVARRYLALEGRRVLAALGESLPLAAGLATGASTASTAASLALATGREPVPDPPEWFGAIKPSKLLTRQPGAGGKATAKELRLEFDPIDMPEGEEDDDDGGDQVGGSKILKLFENPLFNSRALSDQLRKLFGNSRSAGDGPAGAEMQVRAVRKVQRVGANAQPLPTRIQFTDDGKPGAALGIGGALHPEWDVHGQRYKPDWCRVLDFPLTIDADIAASGVADDDVLRRRLSRIGLGPKVLRSRPEGDELDLEALIDLVIDLRSGHSPAENIYLERRKLERNLGVLILLDASGSATDTDTDGLAVHDHQRRAAATMAHTLEELGDRVAVYAFRSQGRHAVHLPAIKTFDQRFGAAGRARLNQLQPASYTRLGAGIRGAGDILKNQAGTQNRLLVVLSDGHPYDEGYEGRYAEADAHKALEELRADGVACLCLTIGATTTDDALARVFGSAGHASATTLGELSPRMDELFLSALRELAVSR from the coding sequence ATGACCGGCACCGACCGCTTCCGGCTGCTGGCGTCGTTCGTCGCGGGCCGGAGCGTCGAGGTCGCTTCGGCCCCGGCGGGCGAGGCGGCGTTCACCGACGGCCGCGCGATCTTCGTCTCGGCCGGCCGGACCGCGGCCGAGCAGCGCAGGGAGGTGCTGGTGCAGGCCGCGCTGCTCGGCGCGGGCAGCCTCGACCCCGATGCCGTGCGCCCGCTCCGGGCCCGGCCCGCGGTGGCGCGGCGCTACCTGGCGCTGGAGGGGCGCCGGGTGCTCGCCGCGCTCGGCGAGTCGCTGCCGCTCGCCGCCGGGCTGGCCACCGGGGCGAGCACCGCCAGCACCGCGGCGTCGCTCGCGCTCGCCACCGGCCGGGAGCCGGTGCCCGACCCGCCGGAGTGGTTCGGCGCGATCAAACCGTCCAAGCTGCTGACCCGGCAGCCGGGGGCGGGCGGGAAGGCGACCGCCAAGGAGCTGCGGCTCGAATTCGACCCGATCGACATGCCAGAGGGCGAGGAGGACGACGACGACGGCGGCGACCAGGTCGGCGGCAGCAAGATCCTGAAGCTGTTCGAGAACCCGCTCTTCAACTCCCGCGCCCTCTCCGACCAGCTGCGCAAGCTCTTCGGCAACTCGCGCTCGGCAGGCGACGGCCCCGCGGGGGCGGAGATGCAGGTGCGCGCGGTGCGCAAGGTGCAGCGGGTGGGCGCCAACGCGCAGCCGCTGCCGACCAGGATCCAGTTCACCGACGACGGGAAGCCGGGCGCGGCGCTCGGGATCGGCGGCGCGCTGCACCCGGAGTGGGACGTGCACGGCCAGCGGTACAAGCCGGACTGGTGCCGGGTGCTCGACTTCCCGCTGACGATCGACGCCGACATCGCCGCCTCCGGCGTCGCCGACGACGACGTCCTGCGCCGCCGCCTCTCCCGGATCGGGCTCGGCCCCAAGGTGCTGCGCAGCCGCCCCGAGGGCGACGAGCTCGACCTCGAGGCGCTGATCGACCTCGTCATCGACCTGCGCTCCGGCCACTCCCCCGCGGAGAACATCTACCTCGAACGCCGCAAACTGGAGCGCAACCTCGGGGTGCTGATCCTGCTCGACGCCTCCGGCTCGGCCACCGACACCGACACCGACGGCCTCGCGGTGCACGACCACCAGCGCCGCGCGGCCGCCACCATGGCGCACACGCTGGAGGAGCTCGGCGACCGGGTCGCCGTCTACGCCTTCCGCTCCCAGGGCCGCCACGCCGTGCACCTGCCCGCGATCAAGACCTTCGACCAGCGCTTCGGCGCGGCCGGGCGGGCCAGGCTCAACCAGCTCCAGCCCGCCAGCTACACCCGGCTGGGGGCGGGCATCCGCGGTGCGGGCGACATCCTGAAGAACCAGGCCGGAACGCAGAACCGGCTGCTGGTGGTGCTCTCCGACGGGCACCCCTACGACGAGGGGTACGAGGGCCGCTACGCCGAGGCCGACGCGCACAAGGCGCTGGAGGAGCTGCGCGCCGACGGCGTCGCCTGCCTCTGCCTGACCATCGGCGCGACGACCACCGACGACGCCCTCGCGCGGGTCTTCGGCTCGGCCGGGCACGCCAGTGCCACCACCCTGGGCGAGCTCAGCCCGCGCATGGACGAACTGTTCCTCTCCGCGCTCCGCGAACTCGCCGTCTCCCGCTGA
- a CDS encoding CbbQ/NirQ/NorQ/GpvN family protein, protein MTLTTEPRITRTPFYRSVGDETEVFRAAARRGSPVLLKGPTGCGKTRFVEAMAHELGRELITAAGHEDMTAADLVGRFLLQGGETVWVDGPLTRAVRSGAIFYLDEVVEARQDTTVVIHPLADHRRELPIDRLGTSVPAAPGFQLVISYNPGYQSVLKSLKESTRQRFVAIELDFPPAEIETDVVAYEAGIDAETAATLVRLGQAIRRIEGSPLREAASTRLLILAGGLVAEGLPLRAAVQSAVVRTLSDDADVVRALGELVDAVLPRS, encoded by the coding sequence ATGACCCTGACCACCGAACCGCGTATCACCCGCACCCCGTTCTACCGCTCGGTCGGCGACGAGACCGAGGTCTTCCGCGCCGCCGCGCGCCGCGGCTCCCCGGTCCTGCTCAAGGGCCCGACCGGCTGCGGCAAGACCCGCTTCGTGGAGGCCATGGCGCACGAGCTGGGCCGCGAGCTGATCACCGCCGCCGGGCACGAGGACATGACCGCGGCCGACCTGGTCGGCCGGTTCCTGCTGCAGGGCGGGGAGACGGTCTGGGTCGACGGCCCGCTGACCCGCGCGGTGCGCTCGGGCGCGATCTTCTACCTGGACGAGGTGGTGGAGGCCAGGCAGGACACCACGGTGGTGATCCATCCGCTCGCCGACCACCGGCGCGAACTCCCGATCGATCGGCTCGGCACCAGCGTCCCCGCCGCCCCCGGCTTCCAGCTGGTGATCTCCTACAACCCCGGCTACCAGAGCGTCCTGAAGAGCCTCAAGGAGTCGACCAGGCAGCGCTTCGTCGCCATCGAGCTGGACTTCCCGCCTGCCGAGATCGAGACCGACGTGGTCGCCTACGAGGCGGGGATCGACGCCGAGACGGCGGCCACGCTGGTGCGGCTCGGCCAGGCCATCCGCCGCATCGAGGGGTCGCCGCTGCGCGAGGCGGCCTCCACCCGGCTGCTGATCCTGGCCGGTGGGCTGGTCGCCGAGGGGCTGCCGCTGCGCGCCGCCGTGCAGTCGGCCGTGGTGCGGACGCTCTCCGACGACGCGGACGTCGTGCGGGCGCTCGGCGAACTCGTCGACGCCGTGCTGCCCCGGTCATGA
- a CDS encoding spirocyclase AveC family protein: MSAPAENKKPTTVTESVGATADLGSKAPSASRPVVIWAIIGGLILAFQIYIWASWAIGPHFERVPTGPSDPPTWMKIILGTWTTVILAGWPVGVWWFIVRPWRRERRITLDGMLLVACGLLFFQDPLLNYFNTWSTYNTWMFNRGSWVAEIPGWRSYAEPGAMMAEPLLMNAAGYSYGVLLCTILGCFIMRQAKKKWPSINNYGLIGILIAWTFFFDLVIEGLFLMPMGLFTYPGAIQSLSINAGTYYQWPIYEGLMWGGVQAGLCALRYFTDDRGRTFVERGLERTGGGFVRQQGTRFLAIFAACSIFFFVCYNLPAQWFAMNADPWPEDIQKRSYFDMGVCGDGTGRLCPDPALPIPGRDTAYIDPDGKLVLPDGVELPKIVPHERGN; the protein is encoded by the coding sequence ATGAGCGCACCAGCAGAGAACAAGAAACCCACCACTGTCACCGAATCAGTCGGCGCGACAGCGGATCTGGGATCGAAAGCACCATCCGCGTCCAGACCGGTGGTGATCTGGGCGATCATCGGCGGGCTGATCCTCGCCTTCCAGATCTACATCTGGGCCAGCTGGGCCATCGGGCCGCACTTCGAGCGGGTACCGACCGGGCCCAGCGACCCGCCCACCTGGATGAAGATCATCCTGGGCACCTGGACCACCGTCATCCTGGCCGGCTGGCCGGTCGGCGTCTGGTGGTTCATCGTCCGGCCGTGGCGCCGCGAGCGCCGGATCACCCTGGACGGCATGCTCCTGGTCGCCTGCGGGCTGCTGTTCTTCCAGGATCCGCTGCTCAACTACTTCAATACGTGGAGCACCTACAACACCTGGATGTTCAACCGCGGCTCCTGGGTCGCGGAGATCCCGGGCTGGCGCTCCTACGCCGAGCCGGGCGCCATGATGGCCGAGCCGCTGCTGATGAACGCGGCGGGCTACTCCTACGGCGTGCTGCTCTGCACCATCCTCGGCTGCTTCATCATGCGGCAGGCGAAGAAGAAGTGGCCGAGCATCAACAACTACGGGCTGATCGGCATCCTGATCGCCTGGACGTTCTTCTTCGACCTGGTCATCGAGGGGCTGTTCCTGATGCCGATGGGGCTCTTCACCTACCCCGGCGCCATCCAGTCGCTCTCGATCAACGCGGGCACCTACTACCAGTGGCCGATCTACGAGGGGCTCATGTGGGGCGGGGTGCAGGCGGGGCTCTGCGCGCTGCGCTACTTCACCGACGACCGCGGCCGCACCTTCGTCGAGCGCGGGCTGGAGCGCACCGGCGGCGGCTTCGTCCGGCAGCAGGGCACCAGGTTCCTCGCCATCTTCGCCGCGTGCAGCATCTTCTTCTTCGTCTGCTACAACCTGCCCGCGCAGTGGTTCGCGATGAACGCCGACCCGTGGCCGGAGGACATCCAGAAGCGCTCCTACTTCGACATGGGCGTCTGCGGCGACGGCACCGGCAGGCTCTGCCCCGACCCGGCGCTGCCCATCCCCGGCCGGGACACCGCCTACATCGACCCCGACGGCAAGCTCGTCCTCCCCGACGGCGTCGAGCTGCCGAAGATCGTCCCCCACGAGCGAGGTAACTGA
- a CDS encoding TetR/AcrR family transcriptional regulator, translated as MAERWTRERRLEHTRGLLLEAAQEVFAEKGFTAATLDDIAYAAGYTKGAIYKHFSTKEELFLAVNEWYWQRYFDTFTEVVSAAQVGAHELDRIAELWQRLSDDRGAEHAALGMEFTLYLLRNPEARERVAARREQVVEALARFITEGMAQVGATLTIPPLTFARILVHTTDSVVLGTKLDDVDLHRPVLEMYMSVIKLP; from the coding sequence ATGGCGGAACGATGGACCAGGGAGCGGCGGCTCGAGCACACGCGCGGTCTGCTGCTGGAGGCCGCCCAGGAGGTCTTCGCCGAGAAAGGCTTCACCGCCGCGACCCTCGACGACATCGCCTATGCCGCCGGATACACGAAAGGCGCCATCTACAAGCACTTCTCGACCAAGGAGGAGCTCTTCCTCGCGGTCAACGAGTGGTACTGGCAGCGCTACTTCGACACCTTCACCGAGGTGGTGTCGGCGGCTCAGGTCGGCGCGCACGAGCTGGACCGGATCGCGGAGCTCTGGCAGCGGCTCAGCGACGACCGGGGCGCCGAGCACGCCGCGCTCGGCATGGAGTTCACGCTGTACCTGCTGCGGAATCCGGAGGCGAGGGAGCGGGTGGCGGCCAGGCGGGAGCAAGTGGTCGAGGCGCTGGCCCGCTTCATCACCGAAGGCATGGCGCAGGTCGGCGCGACCCTGACCATCCCGCCGCTGACCTTCGCGCGAATCCTGGTGCACACCACCGACTCGGTGGTGCTCGGCACCAAGCTCGATGACGTCGACCTTCATCGGCCGGTGCTGGAGATGTACATGTCGGTGATCAAGCTGCCCTGA
- a CDS encoding acyl-CoA dehydrogenase family protein, whose translation MQLSFGPEVEAFRAEFAAFLDANLPEAPEERSKSSADVPEWARRWQRLLFDNGWLLPANPPEFGGRNASVLQQYVHLEELSKRRIYHSFNPQGVGIIAASLLSFGTEEQKHRWAVPILRAEITASLGMSEPGAGSDLAGLRTRAVREGDEYVVDGQKVWTSGAHDADVLLTFVRTDPAAPKHKGISVLLIPTDSPGVTRRPFPSICAPDDLDFNEVYFEGVRVPAANRIGPENGGWTVANGSLGHERNLLWLSHADRLADLVRDFTPQTEHDRDAYATSVMDLHALKLLGSAALARAARGEPDVAALSVLKVMGSEAVQAGTEQALSSMGADGLIHPALSAPPGAHTIGHFASGWFERYTRTFAHTIAGGTSEIQRTIIAQRVLGLPRR comes from the coding sequence GTGCAGTTGTCGTTCGGCCCCGAGGTGGAGGCCTTCCGCGCCGAGTTCGCGGCCTTCCTGGACGCGAACCTGCCCGAGGCGCCGGAGGAGCGCTCGAAGTCCAGTGCGGACGTCCCCGAGTGGGCCCGGCGCTGGCAGCGGCTGCTCTTCGACAACGGCTGGCTGCTACCTGCCAACCCGCCGGAGTTCGGCGGCCGCAACGCCTCGGTGCTCCAGCAATATGTGCACCTGGAAGAGCTGTCCAAGCGGCGGATCTACCACTCCTTCAACCCGCAGGGCGTCGGCATCATCGCCGCCTCGCTGCTCTCCTTCGGCACCGAGGAGCAGAAGCACCGGTGGGCGGTGCCGATCCTGCGGGCCGAGATCACCGCGTCGCTCGGCATGAGCGAACCGGGCGCGGGCTCGGACCTGGCCGGACTGCGCACGAGGGCGGTCCGCGAGGGCGACGAGTACGTGGTGGACGGCCAGAAGGTCTGGACCTCAGGCGCGCACGACGCCGACGTCCTGCTCACCTTCGTCCGCACCGACCCCGCCGCCCCGAAGCACAAGGGCATCAGCGTCCTGCTGATTCCGACCGACAGCCCCGGCGTCACCCGCCGCCCCTTCCCCTCGATCTGCGCCCCGGACGACCTGGACTTCAACGAGGTCTACTTCGAGGGTGTCCGCGTCCCCGCCGCGAACCGGATCGGGCCGGAGAACGGTGGCTGGACGGTCGCCAACGGCTCCCTCGGCCACGAGCGGAACCTGCTGTGGCTCAGCCACGCCGACCGCCTGGCCGACCTCGTCCGCGACTTCACCCCGCAGACCGAGCACGACCGCGACGCCTACGCCACCAGCGTCATGGACCTGCACGCCCTGAAACTCCTCGGCTCCGCCGCCCTTGCCCGCGCCGCGCGCGGCGAACCGGACGTCGCCGCGCTCTCCGTGCTCAAGGTGATGGGCTCCGAGGCGGTGCAGGCGGGCACCGAGCAGGCCCTGTCCAGCATGGGCGCCGACGGCCTGATCCACCCCGCGCTCAGCGCACCCCCGGGCGCGCACACCATCGGCCACTTCGCCAGCGGCTGGTTCGAGCGCTACACCAGGACCTTCGCGCACACCATCGCCGGCGGCACCTCGGAGATCCAGCGCACCATCATCGCCCAGCGCGTGCTCGGGCTGCCCCGGCGATGA
- a CDS encoding aldehyde dehydrogenase, giving the protein MYIGGRWRPPTGDGVIEVVSPHTEAVIARLAAPGFDDVDAAVLAARESFDHGPWRHTPVAERVAAIRDLADRYTAREAEIAGVVTAEMGAPTRFARSAHAKLPGFMMRALADVAATFPWEETRPGYLGADVLVTHEPVGVVAAVVPWNMPVFLTVAKLIPALLAGCSVVLKPSPETPLDAYLMAELLSDSRIPPGVVSILPGDGELGAHLVAHPGVDKVSFTGSTAAGRRVAAACAPALRKVSLELGGKSAAVVLDDADPEQVATGAQVAALMNGGQACVAQTRILVPRHRYREHVEALSEMVWKLRVGDPADEATDIGPLVSARQRDRVHGYLEAGLREGAKAVVGGTGAPPGCERGWYVRPTLFTEVEPGMRIATEEIFGPVITVLAHDGDDDAVALADATEYGLSGSVWSADPQRALAVARRIRSGTVGINAAYSMDPVAPFGGVKASGIGREFGREGLAGYLTTKSVSGI; this is encoded by the coding sequence CTGTACATCGGCGGGCGGTGGCGGCCGCCCACCGGCGACGGCGTCATCGAGGTCGTCTCGCCGCACACCGAGGCGGTGATCGCCCGGCTCGCCGCGCCCGGGTTCGACGATGTCGACGCCGCCGTGCTCGCCGCCCGCGAGTCCTTCGACCACGGCCCGTGGCGGCACACCCCGGTCGCCGAGCGGGTCGCGGCAATCCGTGATCTGGCCGACCGCTACACGGCCCGCGAAGCGGAGATCGCCGGCGTGGTCACCGCGGAGATGGGCGCGCCCACCCGCTTCGCCCGCTCCGCGCACGCCAAACTGCCCGGGTTCATGATGCGCGCGCTGGCCGACGTGGCGGCGACCTTCCCGTGGGAGGAGACCCGCCCCGGCTACCTCGGCGCCGACGTGCTGGTCACGCACGAGCCGGTCGGGGTGGTCGCCGCCGTCGTCCCGTGGAACATGCCGGTCTTCCTCACCGTCGCCAAGCTGATCCCGGCGCTGCTCGCGGGGTGCAGCGTCGTCCTCAAGCCGTCACCGGAGACCCCGCTCGACGCCTACCTCATGGCGGAGCTGCTGTCGGACAGCCGGATTCCGCCCGGCGTCGTCTCCATCCTGCCCGGCGACGGCGAACTCGGCGCCCACCTGGTGGCGCACCCCGGCGTGGACAAGGTGTCGTTCACCGGCTCCACCGCGGCGGGCCGAAGGGTGGCCGCGGCCTGCGCCCCCGCACTGCGCAAGGTGAGCCTGGAGCTGGGCGGCAAATCCGCCGCGGTGGTGCTCGACGACGCCGACCCCGAGCAGGTCGCCACCGGCGCCCAGGTGGCCGCGCTGATGAACGGCGGCCAGGCCTGCGTCGCGCAGACCCGGATCCTGGTGCCGCGCCACCGCTACCGCGAACACGTCGAGGCGCTGAGCGAGATGGTCTGGAAGCTGCGCGTCGGCGACCCGGCCGACGAGGCCACCGACATCGGCCCGCTGGTCTCGGCCAGGCAGCGCGACCGCGTGCACGGCTACCTCGAGGCCGGGCTCCGCGAGGGCGCCAAGGCCGTGGTCGGCGGAACCGGCGCGCCGCCCGGCTGCGAGCGCGGCTGGTACGTCCGGCCGACGCTCTTCACCGAGGTCGAGCCCGGGATGCGGATCGCGACCGAGGAGATCTTCGGCCCGGTGATCACCGTGCTCGCGCACGACGGCGACGACGACGCCGTCGCACTGGCCGATGCCACCGAGTACGGCCTCTCCGGCTCGGTCTGGTCGGCCGACCCGCAGCGGGCGCTGGCGGTGGCACGCCGGATCCGCAGCGGCACCGTCGGGATCAACGCCGCCTACAGCATGGATCCGGTCGCCCCCTTCGGCGGCGTCAAGGCCAGCGGGATCGGCCGCGAGTTCGGCCGCGAGGGGCTGGCCGGCTACCTCACCACCAAATCCGTGTCCGGAATCTAG